The genomic region ACGCGTGGCGCGTGTTTCCGTACGCGCTGTTCGGCGGCTGTCTGGGCGCGAAAGTCTGGGCGGCGGTCGAGACACTCTTCGAGCCGGGCGGCGTCGAGTTCGGCGCCGTGCTGTGGAGCCGGGCCGGCGCCACGTTCTACGGCGGGCTCGCGCTCGGCGCCCTGGCGGTGGTCGCGCGCACCTGGCTCGACGGCGTGTCGCTCCGGTCGCTGTCGACGGCGATCGCGCCCTCGCTCGCGCTCGGCCAGGCGATCGGGCGGATCGGCTGCTTCCTGGTGGGCGACGACTACGGCGTGCCGACCGACCTGCCCTGGGGCGTGGCCTTTCCGAACGGCGCCCCGCCCACGACCGAGCGCGTGCACCCCGCGCAGCTCTACGAGGCGGCGTGGCTCTTCGGCTGCGCGCTCTTGCTGCGCCGGCGCCTGGGCCGCTCGCGGCTCTTGATCGGCGAGTATCTCGTGCTGCAGGGCGCCGGGCGCTTCGCGATCGAGCTCGTGCGCACGAACCCGCCCACGCTGGGCTTCCTCACCACCTCGCAGGTGATCGCGCTCGTCTGCCTCGCCGCGGGTGGGATCGGTCTGGCCGCGGCGGCCGAGTCACCCGAAGCAGGTCGGATCCGCACCGGCCTCTGGTAGACTGACGACGTTTGGTCAGCTTTGGCCGGCGAAGCTGGTCTCCCGCGGGCCGCGCCTGCGCGCTCACGGCGCACGCGTTTCGCCGGCACCGGGTACCGATCTTGCTGAAGCGCGCGAGTCACGATCTCGGCACGGAGGGAGGCCGCATGCGGCGGTGGGTCGGCTGGCTTGCCTGCGCGACGGTGCTGTGGCTCGCGCCCGCCGCGCGCGCGAGCGAAGATGCCGTGCCGCAGAGCGCCGCCTCCGTGCGCCAGCAGTGGCACTCGCGGCTCGCGGGCAAGCACTTCACCGCGCTCGTGCACCTGTCCATGGAGCTGGGCGGCATACACGAGGAGCGCGAGCTGCGCGTGTGGCGCACCGACGAAGCCGTGGGCGCCGAGCGCGTGATGGTGCGCTTCACGCAGCCCGAGAGCGTGCGCAACGTGGGCGTGCTGTTCCTCGAGCAGCAGGGGCGGCCGAACGACTACTTCCTGTACCAGCCCGAGCTGAAGCGCGTGCGCCGCCTGCCCGAGCAGATCGCGAACGACGACGTGTACGGGATCGACCTCGAGTTCCTCGGCTTCGG from Myxococcota bacterium harbors:
- a CDS encoding outer membrane lipoprotein-sorting protein; this translates as MRRWVGWLACATVLWLAPAARASEDAVPQSAASVRQQWHSRLAGKHFTALVHLSMELGGIHEERELRVWRTDEAVGAERVMVRFTQPESVRNVGVLFLEQQGRPNDYFLYQPELKRVRRLPEQIANDDVYGIDLEFLGFGVAQSEPTEIVSMKRDSLEGRSAYLLEEKALRENPRFDRRLTWIDAQTWIPLRTEQYRLGKKRLVARTVETRAMHGVETPMRMEFENELDKRKVSLRVAEVDYEVPIPEEYFSTLALVRSSITSAK
- a CDS encoding prolipoprotein diacylglyceryl transferase family protein, yielding MSELPVTWLGLGIFGGGLAGACWLARALPRVGIEAGYAWRVFPYALFGGCLGAKVWAAVETLFEPGGVEFGAVLWSRAGATFYGGLALGALAVVARTWLDGVSLRSLSTAIAPSLALGQAIGRIGCFLVGDDYGVPTDLPWGVAFPNGAPPTTERVHPAQLYEAAWLFGCALLLRRRLGRSRLLIGEYLVLQGAGRFAIELVRTNPPTLGFLTTSQVIALVCLAAGGIGLAAAAESPEAGRIRTGLW